The following nucleotide sequence is from Terriglobales bacterium.
TCAGACGCCATCCTCTGATCGAACCGGCGTCCGCCGGGCGAAAGCAGGATTACCGACTCGCGGTTCGTATCCCGCTGCGCTTTCGACGTAACCCGCAGAAACTCAACACAATCAAAGATCGGTTCCGGCTTCAGCACCATGCCTTCGCCGCCGCCAAATGGGCGGTCATCCACCGTTCTGTGCTTGTCTTTGGTAAAGACCCGCAGATCGTGGATGTTGATCTCGACCAGTCCGGCCTCTTTCGCCCGCCGGATAATGCCGAAATCGAATGGGCCACGAAAGAAGTCGGGAAAAATCGTGATGATCTCGAACTTCATTCGTTGCCTTGCCTCTGCTTCTCATCCGAGGAAAGCGGAGCATTAATCTCCAGCATCCCTTCGGGCAGATGCAACTGAATCTTCTTTGCTGCTGTGTCCACCAGCTTCGTGTACTGCTCGGCCAACGGAATCATGTGCTCCGTTTGGCCCTGGCGAACCAGCAACACCGGCGCCTCTCCAGCGCCAAACTCCACGTCGGCCACCGTGCCGACCTCGCGTGCCTGGTCAAAAACCACACAGCCGATCAGGTCGCTCACATACCAACCTTCTTCGAGCTTTGTCCGCTCCGTGGCTGGTACCTGGATCTCGCACTTCAGCAGCGTTTCCGCATCGCTGATCGAATCAATCCCGGCAAACTTCAGGACCATGTAGTCCTTATGTGGCCAGAAGTCCTCGACCTGCAACTCGCGCCGCTGGTCTTTCTGATCCAACGCAAAAACCCTGCGACGATCCTCGAACCGCTCGGGAAAGTCGCTGAACATCTCGACGGCCACTTCGCCGCGCCGGCCCTGCGTCTTCACGACGCGCGCGATGGTGACGAAATCGTTATTCGACAATGTCGAGCACGTAGCGCTTGTTCTGCACTT
It contains:
- the rimM gene encoding ribosome maturation factor RimM (Essential for efficient processing of 16S rRNA), with the translated sequence MSNNDFVTIARVVKTQGRRGEVAVEMFSDFPERFEDRRRVFALDQKDQRRELQVEDFWPHKDYMVLKFAGIDSISDAETLLKCEIQVPATERTKLEEGWYVSDLIGCVVFDQAREVGTVADVEFGAGEAPVLLVRQGQTEHMIPLAEQYTKLVDTAAKKIQLHLPEGMLEINAPLSSDEKQRQGNE